Part of the Roseobacter litoralis Och 149 genome, GCCAGCGTCAGCGCGTCGATTGCCAGCGCGACTGAGCCAGTTAAGGCGACAACCGGGCCCATTACGAATTTACCGATGCCGCGTTATGTCTCGATGAAAGCTTCCGAAGCAAACGTCAGGCGCGGCCCCTCGCTGACCCACCGCATCGACTGGGTGTTCAAGCGCCGCGATATGCCGCTGCGGATTGTGGCGGAGCATGGCCATTGGCGCCGGGTGGAAGATCGCGATGGACAAGGCGGATGGATACATTATTCCCTGTTGTCTGGGGTGCGCACCGTCATCGTCGAAGAAACGCTTAATATTCACAGCCGACCAAACACCGATTCTCCGGTCAACGCGATGCTGGAGGCGGGCGTGATTGCGCGGCTGGGAAAATGCGAACCGGACTGGTGCCAAGTGCGCTCAGGAGGTTTTCGCGGATGGACCCCCAAGACGTTGCTTTGGGGTGTTTTGCCGGATGAGGTGCGCGATTAGGTCAGACATGGGCTTGCAGCCCGCTCTGCGACACGGCATCGTCTCGCGCAAGCTCACCAAGGGGATGAAGATGCGCGCCATTACATACAACCGTTACGGACCCGCCGGTGAGGTCCTTGCGTTGACCGACGTGCCTGTCCAGCCGCCAGGCCCCGGCGAAGTGCAGGTCGAACTGGCCTATTCAGCCGTAAACCCGTCAGACGTAAAACGGCGGGCAGGTGCGCGCCCGGGTGAAACCAAACTGCCGTATGACCAAATCTGTCCGCATAATGACGGGTCAGGTACCATTGTCGCCGTCGGCGAGGGCGTGAACCCTGCGCGCATCGCAGAGCCTGTGTGGATATGGAACGGGCAGTTCAACCGGGCTTGGGGCACCGCCGCCGAGGTCATAACGATAGCATCGCATCAGGCCGTCGCCCTGCCCAAAGGCGTAGACCTGCAAACCGGCGCAAGCTTGGGAATTCCCGGTCTGACTGCCGCCCATACCGTGTTTGGCGGCGGCAACATCCGCGGACAGTCGCTTTTGATCCATGGGGCCAACGGCACAGTTGGCCATATCGCCGTGCAGTTGGCGAAATGGGGCGGGGCCAAGGTTATCGCAACGGCGAGCCCTTCGGGTTTCGAACGATGCCTTAAGGCCGGGGCCGATAGCGTTCTGGATTATAACGCGCCGAATCTTGCGCAGGACTTACTGGCCGAGAATGCCGGGCAGGAATATCACCGGATCATTGATGTGGAATTCGGAGAGAATATCGAAACGAACGCGAAAATCATCGCGGAGAACGGCACCTTATCGGTTTATGGGTCAGCAAAAAACATGACACCGGCGATCCCCTTCGGAGCACTGCTGTTCAAAGCTGTCACAATTGATATCGCCCTGATCTACATTTTAAGGTCTGAAGAACGCGAAAAAGCGACCAATTACCTGCACGATGCTTTGTCAGCCGGCGCAGTGATCTGTCCAACCAAAGAAATCTTTACGCTCACGCAAACCGCCCGCGCGCATCAGGCCGTCGAAGCGGGCGGACGCGATGGGGCGATCCTCATCGACGTCACAACCTGATGCGAAACGCTGCGCGAGGACAGGAATTAACAGATCACTTCAATTTTTGTCAAAAACGGGACTTGCGTGTCGCCCAGCATCGTTTTAATTACCGCTGACGTTGGGATGTAGCCAAGTGGTAAGGCAACTGTTTTTGGTACAGTGTACCGTAGGTTCGAATCCTACCATCCCAGCCAACCACTCCCCCATATCCAGACCGTGCAAGGTGTACTCTGAATAGTCGCGCGTTATCCGAAGGTTAGCGGCTTTTCAAACCAGCGCAGACCGCGAACCGGGCCGGAACAATGGCGCAAATGGGCAAAAGTCTGCGCTCCGCATTTTCGCGGTAGCAGGTGTGGGTTCGGGGGATCAGAGAGTCGCGAGAAGCGCGCGCTGGTCCTTCCAGTCTGATGGCAAGGTGCGCGCCTTGCACCAGTCCGAGGTGAAGCCGAGGGGCTGTTCGCCGGCCAGAACATCGCGGATAATGGCAGGTGCGAGGAAGGCAAGATCGATCATGTGCTGGACGCGGCGTTTGGAGATGCCATCAGTTCTGGCGATATCGCCGAAGGTCTCGCCCGCCTTGATCCGCTCCAGCCAGTGATGCGCGAGCGCGATGTTGCGGATCAGCGCCTCGTCTCTGTCGCGGGGAGTTTCGGCGAGGATGATTTTCGTTTCAACTCCGCGCTTTCGCAGCTGGAACGG contains:
- a CDS encoding NADPH:quinone reductase, with the translated sequence MRAITYNRYGPAGEVLALTDVPVQPPGPGEVQVELAYSAVNPSDVKRRAGARPGETKLPYDQICPHNDGSGTIVAVGEGVNPARIAEPVWIWNGQFNRAWGTAAEVITIASHQAVALPKGVDLQTGASLGIPGLTAAHTVFGGGNIRGQSLLIHGANGTVGHIAVQLAKWGGAKVIATASPSGFERCLKAGADSVLDYNAPNLAQDLLAENAGQEYHRIIDVEFGENIETNAKIIAENGTLSVYGSAKNMTPAIPFGALLFKAVTIDIALIYILRSEEREKATNYLHDALSAGAVICPTKEIFTLTQTARAHQAVEAGGRDGAILIDVTT
- a CDS encoding SH3 domain-containing protein translates to MQNSGRTFTEILRIICIVLLCASVSASIASATEPVKATTGPITNLPMPRYVSMKASEANVRRGPSLTHRIDWVFKRRDMPLRIVAEHGHWRRVEDRDGQGGWIHYSLLSGVRTVIVEETLNIHSRPNTDSPVNAMLEAGVIARLGKCEPDWCQVRSGGFRGWTPKTLLWGVLPDEVRD